AGCTGTTCACGGACGAGCAGTCGCGTCCGTGGACCGATCGGCAGCGAGGTCCCGCGGAGCGTGATCCGCTCCCGGTAGACCTCGCCGACCTGGACGACCCCCCGCGCGGTGCTGCGGGTCGCACGGAGCGGTGCCGCGACGACCAGGGCCATCACGACCCCGAGCACGAGCAGCACGAGCAGGAGCAGCCCCGCGGACACGGCGATGCTCGTCGTGGCGACGAGCCCGCCGACGGTCAGCCCGAGCCCGGACGCGAGCACCGTCCACCCCCGCGCGGTCGGCCGGGGGAACGGGGTGCGGCGGAGCAGTGCCGTCCCGCGGCGGCCGTACCGGAGCGCCCGCGACCGCACCGCGCCGGCGCGCAGCGCGAGCGGCGCGGGCCCGGGCATCAGGAGTGGACCGGCGCCGCGGTGAACGGCACGGCGGTGTCGGAGACGATCCGCACGACGATCTCACGGGCGGTGTCGTCACCGGACCCGCCGAGACCACGGGCGACCGGCACCAGGCGGTGCGCGAGCACCACCGGGGCGAGCCGCGCGACGTCGTCCGGTGTGACGAACGGCCGGCCGGCGAGGGCGGCGTGCGCGCGGGCGGCCTGCGCGAGGTGCAGCGTGGCACGCGGGCTCGCCCCGAGCACGAGGTCGGGGTGTGACCGGGTGGCCCGGACGATCGCGACGATGTACGCCTCGACGTCGGGCGCGACGTGCACCGCCCGCACGGCGTGCACCACCGCGCGGAGCGTCCCGACGTCGACGATCGGACGGAGCGACGAGAGCGGGTCGCGGACGCCGCGGTGCGCGAGCATGTTCCGCTCGGCGTCGGCGCTCGGGTAGCCCATCGCGATGCGCGCCATGAAGCGGTCGCGCTGCGCCTCCGGCAACGGGTACGTGCCCTCCATGTCGATGGGGTTCTGGGTCGCGACGATCATGAACGGCGACTCGAGCTGCCGCGTCACGCCGTCGACCGTCACCTGCGACTCCGCCATCGCCTCGAGCAGTGCCGACTGGGTCTTCGGGCTCGTGCGGTTGATCTCGTCGCCGATCACGACGTTCGCGAAGACGGGTCCGGGCGAGAACCGGAAGGTGCCGGACGACTGGTCGTAGATGTTCACGCCGGTGACGTCCGACGGCAGCATGTCCGAGGTGAACTGGATGCGGTTCACGGAGCCGCCGACCGACGCCCCGAGGGCCTTCGCGAGCACGGTCTTGCCGACACCGGGGACGTCCTCGACGAGCAGGTGCCCCTCGGCGAGCATCACCATGAGGGCGGTGCGGATCGCATCGACCTTGCCGTCGACGACGGTCGAGACAGCCGCGACGACGTCGTCGCCGACGGCGCGGACGTGCTCGATCGGGAAGGCGGGGTCGGTCGGGTCCGGCACGCGGGCCTCCTCGTCTCGGGACAGGTGTCGTGCATGCTACAACGGCGCGGTGACAGCCACCGGAGGATGCGTCACCGGTCATCCGGAGGACACATCGGGGCGTTCCGGCGGGCGGCCGTGGTCGCGTCCACCACCGGACGGGAGGCACGTGGCGGCGCCGCCACGTGCCTCCCGTCCGCCCTGTGGTCACGTCATCCGGTCTGCGCGACGCGGGCCGCCTCCGCGGCCCGGAGGACCTCGGCCGCGACGGCGACCCCCTCCTCGCGACCGAGCTCGGTGTCCTCGTGCTCGATGTTGACGAGCATGTCCGGGTCGACCGCGTGCAGGGCCTCGAGGAACGCCGTCCAGTACGCCGTCGGGTGCCCCTTGCCGAGCGCGACGAAGTCCCAGGCGGACGGTGTCGGCCACGCGTTCGCCCACTCGTCCCCGCCGAGGTTCGTCCGCGGCTCGTCCGGCGACAGCCGCCGGAACGAGTTGTCGAGCACGCCGTTCAGCGCGACGGCGGGGTTCACCCGGACGTCCTTGGCCGCGGCGTGCACGACGAGCGGTCCGAGCTCGCAGACCACGGCGACCGGGTCCATCTGCTGCCAGAACAGGTGTGACGCGTCGAGCTCGACCCCGACGTTCGTCAGGCCGCCGCGATCGACGAGCTCGCGGATCGTGGCGACGTTGAACACGAGGTTCTGGGGGTGGAGCTCGAGGGCGACGGTCACGCCGTGCTCCCGCGCCAGGGCGTCGATCTCCTGCCAGAACGGCACGGCCACGCTCCACTGGTGCTCGAGCACGTCGAGCGCCGCGGAGTTCCAGGCGTTCACGACCCAGTTCGGCCGGGTGCCGCCGGGCTCCCCCGCCGGCAGGCCGGACATCGTGACGACCCGGGTCTGGCCGAGTCGCGCCGCGAGTCGGATGCTGCGACGGACGTCCTCGG
The Curtobacterium citreum genome window above contains:
- a CDS encoding AAA family ATPase; translated protein: MPDPTDPAFPIEHVRAVGDDVVAAVSTVVDGKVDAIRTALMVMLAEGHLLVEDVPGVGKTVLAKALGASVGGSVNRIQFTSDMLPSDVTGVNIYDQSSGTFRFSPGPVFANVVIGDEINRTSPKTQSALLEAMAESQVTVDGVTRQLESPFMIVATQNPIDMEGTYPLPEAQRDRFMARIAMGYPSADAERNMLAHRGVRDPLSSLRPIVDVGTLRAVVHAVRAVHVAPDVEAYIVAIVRATRSHPDLVLGASPRATLHLAQAARAHAALAGRPFVTPDDVARLAPVVLAHRLVPVARGLGGSGDDTAREIVVRIVSDTAVPFTAAPVHS
- a CDS encoding sugar phosphate isomerase/epimerase family protein; translated protein: MKLGLYGAILHDRPLADALRVVAENGLTGIELNTGGFLPPVHVPDVDAILVDDGARDAFLAQFDGTGVEIAGLNCNGNPLHPDPVIGPAHAEDVRRSIRLAARLGQTRVVTMSGLPAGEPGGTRPNWVVNAWNSAALDVLEHQWSVAVPFWQEIDALAREHGVTVALELHPQNLVFNVATIRELVDRGGLTNVGVELDASHLFWQQMDPVAVVCELGPLVVHAAAKDVRVNPAVALNGVLDNSFRRLSPDEPRTNLGGDEWANAWPTPSAWDFVALGKGHPTAYWTAFLEALHAVDPDMLVNIEHEDTELGREEGVAVAAEVLRAAEAARVAQTG